In Pieris rapae chromosome 10, ilPieRapa1.1, whole genome shotgun sequence, the genomic window AACAACAAAGGATATGACGTATTTGAAACAATAAGCTGCAACTGAAATGAGATCAAGCTTTAGCTTCCGTTTCCTGTGGCTTTGAGCGGCTAACCACAGCGTTAAAACCTTTCACTGGGTCAGCGATGTATTCGACTCTTCGTAGAGTTCCGTCAGATTCCAGCAGAGAGTATTCGCCGCGAACAACATCACCGTCCCTGCTCTCTTGGTGTTGCTTGTTGTCTCCAGTTTGGTTGTCCATTACAGAATAGGCAAAAAGGTAGTGAGGTTTTTCctaaaacgtatttattttacatattgtttaaattatttaaatttattgatgtagctttaaaaaaacaggattatattatagttCTACCAAGGTGTGAGaacagataaataatataatattaaaaaaaatcataacgtTAGCTATTGGCTCCATATTGATATTACTGTTTTTGTGAAATACTGTTCCGATATTTCAAACTTAAAAGGTTGAAAAAAGGTAGGAACAatcgttttaaaatgttgtaaaatTCAATACCTCGATTTCCGGTTTCGCTTCGATAATAGCCTCTGGGATCACATGCTGTTGTGAACGTAATACAGGTTCTACGTACACTACTGGCTCGTTAACGGCCAGTTCTTCAAATCCAGGTGCGTATTGGAGTGGGGCCAAGGTATATGGGTAGTTAGTTGGGGCATATTGGTATTGCTGGGGAAGATTGGGGTACAGATTGGCTGGATAGTTAAAGGGGTATTGATAGGTTAAAGGAATAGATGGGTTGGCGATTAAATTAGCGAACTCTGGTTGGAATGGATTAAGTGCGACAGATGGGTGGCGGTGTCCTGTAGTTATGACTCCTGCGTTGGTGAGAGCTACTACAGCACAGAGAGAAAGTAgctgaaaagaaaataagataAACATCTCAGTGAGTTAGATTAGTATATAGTGATAATGATTTTCCaagatatattgttattaaatcaattttgttgTATGAAGACAAACATGAAAACCACCTAATATGTATTACAGTGATACTCACTTTAGAGATCATATTGACGAGTTTGAACGAAACTACAAATTACAACTGAtgacatttgaaaatattttacagtttaaATAGTATGAATTTTTAGCATAACAAAATAGGCTttgttaaagataaaaatattacttcatatacacatacataattaGTGTTCAGAAAACGTCATAGTATTATTGAATTCTTTTGTAACTATTGTCTGGAAgtataaaaaccaaattcGTTCCACAACGAATGGGTGAAACGTTGCCAATATTTGGGTGATATTTTGTAATGTGTCGAAGAACAAATTTACActtaatatcatatttataaaatcgcATATCGCAATCAGCATCAGCATATCATAAtcgcaagtaggtgatcagcctacagtgcctgacacacgtcgtcgactttttgggtctaagacatgtcggtttcctcaccatgttttccttcaccgttcgagcaaatgttaaatgcgcacatagaaagaaagtccattggtgctcagcaagggatcgaacctacgacctcaggtatgagagtcgcatgctgaagccactaggccaacactgctctgtccttgggtagaatgcctagcgaaccccgagggcccatcttaagggcgtgtgatgggctgaggtggttttagtgggtagggtctcgctacccctctgaatagcagagggttttgagtgtagatccagccccacagtccccgcgttaaGTTCGTTTCTTGATGCGGGCCTGCAGaagtgcatttccacctcataaaaaaaaaaaaaaaaaaaaaaaaaaaaaaaacactgctCTGTAATTTGTGAAAATTacctcattatttatatttgttataataaaggCAATATTTGTAAGCAAAGTTTATCCTATAATAATTgagtaagttaaaatctgtatttttaaattaaacattgttttacctGAAGTAACCTCAggaaatctttaaattatttagaggctttaaaaatatttgcatacataatacttttttattgtttacatttatacGATCAAAGATCACaatcttaaaacaaaaacagtttGACAAAGGGAGTGATTAAGAGTGTTATTAtactaatttagttttttatgaaGGCTCCCCAATTGTTTCCATCCTTGGCATTGATATTGTTCACTAAGGCATTTTcctgaaacattatttttttatttattataatgaatatttctttaaggTAGTAATGAAGTACTTTGCAAGAAAACCTATATTATTGTACCTACAGGGATTAATATTGTACGTTTAATCtcttaaaacaaaaacgaGACTAATAGAATAGTtaaggtattaaaaataactgtcaTTTCTTTTccctatgaaaagaaaaaagccAACATCAAGAGGTGTTCCcaggcggtcacccatccaagtactgaTCCTTAACTTCGGTGATCGGACGAGAACCGGTATATTCAACGTGGTATAGACGTTGGCAATtgcaaaatttgaaaatataaaatagaacaaaaaagaGTCGTTACAACTTTGATCTTATTTTTTTCCGTCCCCCTTTCACAACACGAGATAGGAACTTCGTTGCAATAATTTCGTACTTTTCTAGCGtagttttagaaatatttgtgaTTATGCTGGAAACTTTTGGTAGGGTTACTTTTAATAGATCCTCTCTGAAATCATGAAAATTAtgaatcaattaattataaatatactcaGTCAGTCCAATACCAGTACtccaaatacaaataataattattactaatttgattaatagcaaaaataataaaaaataaacttgaataGATGCTATTGCTTAAAACCGAAAGTTATACGAGTACATATTGCTGATAGTATTTGCAGTAACTCCTGGCAGTCCCCGCTCATACAAAATctgattaaatttacttttatatgtttacTATGTCCTGCTAAATATGTGTCCTTTTAAAATCATGAAGCGTGAATGAATTCAAGGTCCATATATGTGCCTTGAAATCATTCAGGCTGTTTAATTGCCTGTCAGATGACAATTAAATCAGTTCTTGAGTATAGATCTTACCAAAAAGGCCTTTAAAatgagatttttaataataataaggcaGAGTTCTGATTTGGTGATCATCGATA contains:
- the LOC110997608 gene encoding cuticle protein 21-like codes for the protein MISKLLSLCAVVALTNAGVITTGHRHPSVALNPFQPEFANLIANPSIPLTYQYPFNYPANLYPNLPQQYQYAPTNYPYTLAPLQYAPGFEELAVNEPVVYVEPVLRSQQHVIPEAIIEAKPEIEEKPHYLFAYSVMDNQTGDNKQHQESRDGDVVRGEYSLLESDGTLRRVEYIADPVKGFNAVVSRSKPQETEAKA